In Candidatus Binatus sp., a genomic segment contains:
- a CDS encoding FxLYD domain-containing protein, producing MRKGAIIVLLGALCFAGYVFFALVGTEPVKVAATRLVRSGGQVLVEGEVHNTGDDTGPLQVEVQYFDRDGRSIGKDIVSLDGLRRGAAVHFKSPPRADDGVADFSIYLNHGRNPYGN from the coding sequence ATGCGTAAAGGCGCGATCATCGTTCTGCTCGGCGCGCTATGCTTCGCTGGCTACGTGTTCTTCGCCTTGGTCGGCACGGAACCGGTCAAGGTAGCCGCAACTCGCCTGGTGCGAAGCGGCGGCCAGGTGTTGGTCGAAGGCGAGGTTCACAATACCGGCGACGACACAGGCCCTCTCCAGGTCGAAGTCCAATATTTCGATCGCGACGGCCGCTCGATCGGCAAAGATATTGTTTCGCTGGACGGCCTCCGTCGCGGAGCTGCCGTGCACTTCAAGAGTCCACCGCGTGCCGACGATGGCGTCGCCGATTTTTCGATTTATCTCAATCACGGGCGAAATCCCTACGGAAATTGA
- a CDS encoding helix-turn-helix transcriptional regulator has product MARIKERSFGQVIRERRRHLDLTQEEVARRIKTSTPYVGHLESGKRHPSDKILTRLAEVLGLGRRELFFLANPRAHALLSPETESAADSAWNDFKKNQQLQRVHNISGDEMEILSRVALLGNVHSERDFIYIL; this is encoded by the coding sequence ATGGCACGCATCAAGGAACGCAGTTTTGGACAGGTCATTCGTGAGCGCAGACGCCATCTCGACCTCACTCAAGAGGAAGTAGCCCGTCGCATCAAGACCTCCACCCCATACGTCGGCCACCTCGAATCAGGCAAACGCCATCCTTCCGATAAGATTTTAACGCGCCTGGCGGAAGTACTCGGACTCGGTCGCCGTGAACTATTTTTCCTCGCCAATCCTCGCGCGCACGCACTGCTGAGCCCCGAGACCGAGTCAGCGGCCGATTCGGCCTGGAATGATTTCAAGAAGAACCAGCAACTGCAGCGGGTTCACAACATTTCAGGCGACGAGATGGAGATTCTTTCGCGAGTGGCGTTGCTCGGCAACGTGCATTCGGAGCGCGACTTCATCTATATTCT